The Loxodonta africana isolate mLoxAfr1 chromosome 1, mLoxAfr1.hap2, whole genome shotgun sequence genomic sequence gaatgaacgtttcaaaggccagcgtagcaggggcaggggtttggggactatggtttcaggggacatctaagtgagttggcataataaaatctattaagaaaacattctccatcccactttggagagtggcatctggggtcttaaacgctagcaagcagccatctaagaggcatcaattggtctcaacctacctggagcaaagaagaatgcagaacaccaaagacacaaggtaattatgagcccaagagacagaaagggccacacaaaccagagactacatcagcttgagaccagaaaaattagatggtgcctggctgcaaccAATGACTACCTTGACAAGGAACAAAGAATCCTGatgggagcaggagagtagtgggatgcagaccccaaattcttgtaaaaagaccagacttaatggtatgactaagactagaaggaccccagaggtcatggtccccagaccttctgttagcccaagacaggaaccattcccttctcttcagacaaggattacactggactatgggatagaaaatgatattggtgaagagtgagcttcctgtatcaagtagacacatgacactcTGTGGGgagcttctgtctggagaggagatgagagggcagagggggtcagaagctgaccgaatggacaggaaaatacagagtggaagaaaggagtgtgctgtctcattagagggaaagcaactaggaatatatagcaagatgtatataaatttttgtatgagaggctgacttggtttgtaaactttcacttaaagcacagtaaaaactaAAACCTTCTCTCTTTAAACAGTTTAGCACAGAAAAGGGTGCTCCCAGAAACTATGAACAGCAATTAAATCAGCACAACCTCTCTGGAACTCCACTTAGACCTTTCCATAAACGGTACCTAAGATTTTCACACAATTACAATTAAAAAGCCTGGCAAGGCATATGGCAACTTGGTTTAACGATGGTGGATGTGCTAATGGGAAGACACTACTCCGGAGAATTGTGAACAGATGAGACTGGTCTCACGACTGCAGCTGGCATGCTCAGAATCAGGGTGTCCACAGTCCACAATGCTACCCAACAGCTCATCAACCAGTAACCAACCGCCAccgagctgatttcaactcatggcaaccccacgtatttCCGAGTAGAACTGATCTCCGCAGCGCtctcagtggctgtgatcttccagaagtagctcgccaggcctttcttctgaagcgcctctgggtggactcacacctccaacctttcagttagcagctgagcgtattAACCGTCTGTACCACACAGGGACCCAGGCAGCTCATCAGTCTGCTGTAACCTAGTTACTGCACCAAGAATCTGtcaagttttgtttcttttttctctcccgTCATAAACTGTTTCTGACTGTCTTGTGACAAATCTGATGACTCCGTAACGTCTGAGTTATTCTTTAACATGGAAGAATGACTATGACAAACTTTTCATTGAGATGGGGaatttataaaatgtataaaacatAATTAATTTTTACTAAGACATGTTTTTGTGCATACACTCAAAAACACCTGGAAGGAAACAATGAACCCAACAGGTGGCCAGACACAGAACTGAGGAGGGGATAGGTGTTTTCCTTAAATACGCTTCTgcattttctgaatttctttacAACCAGCAGGTTTTGCAAAATAAAGTTACAAACTATAAAAACTCTCCTTACTTTACCTGTTCACGTAGTACAAAAATTAGTGACCACATTAAAGTCAATACATCAGTTATTCATTATTCTATACATGATGATCAGACACTCCCACCCTCTCTGAAGCTGGTACTTGGGCTGCATCAGCCTGAGGGAGGTGAGTCAAGATTAGAAACAAGCGCAAAGTTTTAAATCCAAAAAGGAAATAGAAACGAAAATCATAATTTTTAATGCAATGTTTTCTCTCAAAGGTGAGAGGATCCTCAGAGAAACTGACGGCTTCTATGTTTGGAGTGTCTAAGTTGCCATGGCAGCCAGACCCTCCTTTGAGCCTGCAGAGGTCAGGACAGCCCCAGCTACGCACCACCAGCATGCTCATGTGGCCAGCAGTGAAAATCCTGAAAGTGCTCCATCTTTCCTCATGTTAACTCTTACACTTGTCCTCGAAGAGACAGAAGCTGCAGACCTGAGAGTGACCAGGATGAGCCTCACCTGTCTGCGCACAGGCCTGCCTGTGCCACCTCCAGTCCAGGGTCTGGTGCTCCTTGCTGCAGTAACGCGCCCTGTGGCACCTGGAGCATGTCTTGGGGGCCAAGCAGCCGCATACCCGGCAGAGATGAACACCAGACTTGAGCTGGAGACACACAGATTCTCCCGTGTCTGGGGGAGGCTCTTCAGAAGGTGGTTCATAGGAATAAAAGTCATTTTTCCTGGGTAGCTGATTCCTAAAAACTAAGACACGatgaggaaaaaaattatattttcaataAGATAATACAGCAATTCAGTTTCATAAACATTTGAACTCATACACAAGACTGAAAAGACGCTCActtataaaaataaagcaaaataagaGGAAGATTTTCCTCTCAGGGAGCTAACTTTCTGGAAGAAGAGAATGGCAAAAACTTAAATAGAAAAGAACAAGAAACTTCTAAACATTCAGAAACTCAATCTGTGCGGATGGAGGTTGGCTCCTGGGAGCGTGTCAAGTGAAGAAGGCTAATGGTTAACCAGATTGCCGGAGTGTGAAAAAGCTATTGGGGTCCACTTTTCTACCTGAACGTAACAGCCCTCATCTAGTTTTCACTGACCGAGGCTTTGTAAACCCATGTCCCTTCCCTAACGCACAGGACACCTCTGGAGGACACAGGGTCAAGTGTGAACAGTGCGGGCTCCACAGGGAAGCGGGGAGGTACTGCCATCGTTCATCCAAGCGCCGCGAGAACGTTAACGCTGTGCACGTaataacccaaacccaaaccgtAAGCATGAGTGCACGTAACAGCTGCTCCAGAACACaaataaaaaggaaaccaagagaaaacCTGGACCTGAGATCCAGGGGGACCGTCCCCGCCGCGCCTCCCCACCCGGCCGCGCCTCCCCACCCGGCCGCGCCGCCCCGACCCCCGGCGCGAGCCCCGCCGCCCCGGCCCCCGGCGCAAGCCCGCCGCGCCCGGGCGCCCTCACCGCGCAGGCCGGCGCAGCAGGACGGGTCGCGGCAGCAGAAGAGGAAGAGGCCGCGGTGGAAGGCGTCGGCGCGGCCGGGCAGCGGCGCGTACAGCTGCAGCAGGAAGGCGGGCGGGCGTCCGCAGCGCGGGCAGGAGAGCGCCGCCGGCCCCGGCAGCCCCGCCTCGCCCAGCCACGCAGGCCGCCCTCCCACCTTGCTGGGGAAGAGCGCGCTCCGCAGGCGCCACGGCGGCGCCTCCTCCGCGAAGCCCAGCTCCACGACCGCGGCCAGGGGCGCGGCCATGGGACTGCCAGGCGCCGGCACGTGGGACTGGAAACCCGGGGCCTGGGCACCGGCGGGCACTCGATCCGGCGCACGGCCGGGGCCCACAGACCGGAAGACGGAAACCAGCCCACGGGAGGACCGGAAACCGAACCCTAAGCCGACGGTGAAGTGATTGGAACGTAGGGGCGAGGAGGCGGGACAAAGGAAACACGCGGGCGGAGGCCCACCTCTCGCGCCCTGACTTCCGGCCTTGCGCTCGGGGAGGAGCGCGTGCGCAGTCCGGGGGGCGGTGCTGGCGAGGGCCCCGGGGGGCTCGAGTGGTACCTCAGATCGTGGTGGCGACCCTGACAGACGCTAGACTGTGAGGCCTGCTTTGACTCTATCACTAACCTATGGCGCGGAATGACGCCAGGACGCCGTCGCGCATGCCAGGGTTCAACGCAAAAACCCCTTGTGGTGgagtcgattccgcctcatagcgaccctgcaggacagagtagaactgccccatagggtttccaaggaacgcctgatggatttgaactgccgaccttttggtcagcagcggaACTCTTAACTACCGccctaccagggtttccgggttCAACATTACCGTTTGTCTTGTAGGATCTTCTTTTGAAATAAGTCCAGTGCTCGGCTTTGATGTGCAGAAACTCGTTTAGTTTCTTGCAAGGTAGTCATTGTAAGGCACGAAAGTAAGACCTCTCAACAGTCACTTAGAACCTGAGAGTCAGAATGAACAATTACAGTCCCTGTGTTTATTCAGCGGGTGGAGTCCAAGTCTTTAGACTTCAGGGATTTGCCTCTTACCAGTAGTCTGGGAGGAGGGCTTGACCACGACGTGGCGGAGACCCTTCACCTGGGGTCTGGGGATGGTGGCAGCAGGCAGCCTCAGCCTCCGCTCTGTCCGGGTCTCCTCTTGGGAGGATGCCAGAGTTGAGAGGTGACTCTGTCTCTGCCTTCTGTCATCAGATGAGTGGACGTTCATTATACATGAACGTCTTACCTGGCCTCACGTGTGACATCAAAGATTAGTATGTTACATTTTCTTAGGGTTAGAGATCAGCTGAATGTAGAATATTCAAGCTTAAGAAATTAGGGAGGTTATTTACTATCATGTCTATTCCTCAAGGTTTAGAGATGAGGGAGGTTATGACATGTCTCAAAAGTAGTTTACAAAGATTAACTATGTGTTATCACAGTGCACGGGCAAAGACAACTAAAAGGCCGTTTACCACATTCACAGACTTGTATGTCTAAATAAAGAAATTTT encodes the following:
- the PDCD2 gene encoding programmed cell death protein 2 isoform X1, whose product is MAAPLAAVVELGFAEEAPPWRLRSALFPSKVGGRPAWLGEAGLPGPAALSCPRCGRPPAFLLQLYAPLPGRADAFHRGLFLFCCRDPSCCAGLRVFRNQLPRKNDFYSYEPPSEEPPPDTGESVCLQLKSGVHLCRVCGCLAPKTCSRCHRARYCSKEHQTLDWRWHRQACAQTGDVADTIPGHNFLFPEYEIVIETEDEAPPEVLEEEDDVEPVGSMGEALEEELESMAKHESREDKIFQKFKMQIALEPDQILRYGRGAAPIWISGENVPQEEDIPNCPCGAKRIFEFQVMPQLLNLLKADSLGRSIDWGVLAIFTCADSCALGTSYTEEFVWKQDVTDTA
- the PDCD2 gene encoding programmed cell death protein 2 isoform X2, producing the protein MAAPLAAVVELGFAEEAPPWRLRSALFPSKVGGRPAWLGEAGLPGPAALSCPRCGRPPAFLLQLYAPLPGRADAFHRGLFLFCCRDPSCCAGLRVFRNQLPRKNDFYSYEPPSEEPPPDTGESVCLQLKSGVHLCRVCGCLAPKTCSRCHRARYCSKEHQTLDWRWHRQACAQTEYEIVIETEDEAPPEVLEEEDDVEPVGSMGEALEEELESMAKHESREDKIFQKFKMQIALEPDQILRYGRGAAPIWISGENVPQEEDIPNCPCGAKRIFEFQVMPQLLNLLKADSLGRSIDWGVLAIFTCADSCALGTSYTEEFVWKQDVTDTA